The DNA segment GACGAGCGAGGTTTCGTCCACCAGCGTTGGATGCAGACAGGGTTCCATGGGGGAGGGGGCTCACCTCTTTGTCTAGCCTGAAATCCATCCCCATTGAACCACATCCGCGCGGCGAGGGCCATCCTCAATGTGGTCACGTTATTTCCGATTTGGCTGCGACCGAAAACGATGATGGCGGCGCTCCGACGCGACCAAGGCATCCAACATGAACTTGTCGGCTGAGGCGAGAAACACGTAAATCGGGATGGAGTACAGGAGATTCCATCGATACGGTATGTAAATGTCAAAGTACTGAAAGACGAGTTCCATCAGCGCGTACGCGACGGCAAAGGCGAGGGACACGGCGAGAAACGTCCACCATCGCCGGCAGGTCTGGTAAATGAGCGCGAACGTGACGGGGATAATGGTCATGTCGGTACACATTAAGGTGGGGTAGACAAACCACAAGAGGCGTACTTTGTACCCCCAGAGCATCAAATCGGAGCCTATGATGTCTAAGACCGAGCTGACGACCGCCATCGCAAGCGCGTAGCACAAGACTTGGAGCACGCGGGTGCGGTCCACGAAGCGGACAAACACGAGCCACGGCACGATGGCCAGCGTGACAAACAGCCACCATTGCCAAGTGCCGAGATCGTGCTGAAACCAATACACTCGCGTGAGGTCCGTCAGCTGACGCCTCACGCTCTCCACGACGTCAAAATGGGTCACAAACAGTCCTCTTCCTCTCCCCTGGGGATGCGCCACGAAAACTTTGCCACACGCGCATGCGGCAAACGCCTTGCGGCACTATGATCAACGTGCACAATTCGACAGGAATTATGTCCACAGGTGACGAAGAAACCAGCGAGCGCCGAGAGCGTCGGCGCCAGAAGGGAGACGAAGATGGGCTTTTTCGACATGTTGCGACGCGCGGCGGAAGGATTGGGACAGGACGGACAGTACAACCACGACCACTTGTGCGTCCGCTGCCAGGTGCCGATGCAGTACCGCGGAGCGCACGCGCTTCGCACGGGCGGACTGAGCCGGGGCGTGGGCCTGTTGACGGATCTGTTTCTCGGGGAGCGAGACGAGGAACTGCTGAACACCGCGATGGAGCGCAATGTCGCGGTGCACGTGTTTGTATGCCCAGAATGTGGATCGCTCGACTTCATCAATGATCCGCGGCACGGATTTTAGCCGTCCGCCCAACGAGGCAAAGCGCGTTCCTGGGCGACAAGGCGGGCTGGTTGGCGGGCAGCCCGGCCCTGGCCGGGCTTTCCACCCGCGCATCGGCTAACGCGGCGCGTCACCTTCGCGAGCCTCGTCGTCCGGGATGGCGTCGCCTGGCGACCAGCCGCGGGCCGCGAGTCGGCGGATGGCCTCCTCGCGCGTCGCGCCATGAAGCGACGCGACGCACCAAGCCACAAACACCCGGTGGCGCTCGCTCGGCTCGAGCGCGTAACGGGCCCCCGCTTCCGCCCGAGCCCGACGCGTGAGTTCGTACAGGGTCACGGCGGCGGCCACCGACACGTTGAAACTCTGGACGAAGCCCGCCATCGGAATGTAGAACCGGCCATCGGCGAGCGAGCGCGCCTCGTCCGACACACCCTCCTTCTCGTTGCCAAACAGGATGGCGGTGGGTCGGCCGAGATCGATCTCGCCAATCGGCTTCGCGCCTTCACCTAAATCGGTGACGTACACCTGAAACCCGCGGGCGTGGAGATCATCGACGGCGTCGCGGATGGTCGGCATGCGCGAAAGCGTGAGCCACTTGTGCGCCCCCTGCGTCACGCCTTTGGACGGCCGAAACGAGGCCTGACCTTCGACGACGGTGACGTATTGAATCCCGAACGCCTCGGCGCTGCGAAGAATGGCCGCCTGATTATGTCCGTCGTCCACGGCCTCCATCGCCACCGCCAGGTACCCCGTCCGCCTGCTCAGGACATCGCGCAGCCGGCACAAGCGCTCGGGTCGAATCCAATCCGCGAGCCACAGCTCGTCGTCCAAAAGAAGGCCCTCATCGCGCAACAGCTGTTTGACGTCTGCCTGCACGGCCACCCCCCTCTCGACGGTCGTTTCACACGCCCCCCATCATATCGAATCGCGCGCGCCGGTGCACATGCCGATCTCGGCGACGCGCCTCAACGCGCCTCAAGGCGTACCCCTATGCGATCCGCCCGCAAGCGCAAACCCGTGCACGCAAAGGCCGGCGACCACCGTGGCCAGACCCATCGCGCCAAGCCACGAGACGTGATCGCCCGGGATGACGCAAAGCTCGAGCAAGAGCGCGAAGACGACCTCGCCCGCCTGCGTCGCCTCGACGACCGCGAGATCCCGCGGCGAACCATGGGCGAGATCGGTCGCCCGGAAAAACAGAGCGGTGGCGATCACGCCGGAGCACACGGCGACGAGCAGCGCCCCGAGGAGCTGCCTCGCGGACGGCCATCCTGCGGAAACCGCGCCGGCTGCAGAACACGCAAACCAAAACGGCAGGCTCCCGAGCGTCATGCCGAGCATCCGCTCGAGCGGATCGAACGTTCCGGCGTATGCGCGCATGGCCATGCGATTGCCGGCGGGGTACGCAACGGCGGCGACGAGAATGGCCCCGGCGCACAGGGCCGCCTGCACCCACGACATATGGGAAGCGCCGGCCATCTCCAAAAGCAGCGCGCCTGCGACAATGCCTGCCGAGGTCACGAGTTCCCTGCGCGGCACGGGCGGCCGCCGCCCATCGGGCAACCGCGCGCTCACCCAGGGGGTGAGAAGCGCCCCGCACACGATGGTGATCTGCCAGACGCCTGCGACAAGCCACGCAGGCCCGTAGGCGTTGGCAAGGCAGAGCGGCGCGTAAAATAGGCCGAACCCGACCGTCCCGTACGCCATCCAACGGGCAAAGTCGCGAGCGACGGCGCGAAGAAGGATTGCCGCGCGCCGCTTCCAAAGCACGTAGGCAAACAAAAAGGGCAGCGTGAAAAAGTAGCGAAGCGGCGCATTCCACAGCCACGAGCCGCCCGAGAGCGCGATGGCCTCGTTGGCCACGAAGGTCACGGCGAAAAACAAGGAGGCCAAAAGTCCGAGGAAATACAAGCGCCATCGGGCCGTTTTGATCGCGGCACATGAGGTCATCCGCCTTCCCCCTCTCCAACACGTTCGGCAGGGCGCCGTGGGTTCACTTGTGGCCGCCATCCGGCGCCAACATCCTCGGGGCGAGCGGCTGAGATCATCACGCAGATGATCCTTTAGAACACGCCCGCCTCGACGTCGCGCACAAAGCGCTCGATGGCGGTGAAGTAGGCGTCTTGATCGTCCCACATCGACATGTGGCTGCCCTTCGGACAGATGGTTGCACGGGCGCGCGGCATTCGACGCGCCATCTCCTCCAGATCGGCGGGGTCCATCGTGTCGTAGCGCGCACCGATGACGAGGGTGGGGACGTGAATGCGGCCGAGATCGGCGAAGCGGTCCCAATCCTTGAAATTGCCGGTCACGACAAACTCGTTCGGGCCTTGCATGGTGTTGTACACCTGCTGATTCATGTGTGCGAACGTGCGCACCACGGCGTCCGGCCACGGCTCGAGGCGACACAGGTGCTTTTTGTACAGGTGTTCGATGAGAAGCTCTTGGTACGCTTCGGACGCGTAGTCCCCGCGAACCTCGTAGGCCTGCAGCTGTTCCTGAATCTCCTTCGGAAGCTCTTGACGCAGCGACTGGATATAGCGCACATATGCAGGAATACTCGCCGTCATGTTCGAAATGATGAGTCCTTTTAACCCGTCCGGGTGGTGAAGTGCGTATTCAAGCGCAAGCATACCGCCCCAGGATTGACCCAACAGATAAAAGTCGTCCAAACCGAGCGCCCGCCGCACCTCGTCCACTTCTTCGCGGAACCGATCGACGGTCCAAAGCGACGGATCGTCCGGCTGGTCAGAAAAGTACGAGCCCAGTTGGTCGTAAAAGTACAGCTCGATCCCGGCCTTCGGCAGGTATTCCTCAAAGATTTCGAAGTACTCGTGGCTCGCCCCTGGCCCCCCGTGCAGCAGTAACATGCGCACGGAGCTCGTCCCGACGCGGCGCGTCCACACGTGGTGCCCGCTCGACAGCGTGACGATCTTCGTCCTCCCATCCATTGCACCGGCCTCCTGTCACAGGTCTCTCAACGTCGGCGGAACTTCTCGATAGCCTTTCGATTTCACGGCGCCAATCACGATCCCAAGCGCCATCCAGCAGAACCCGAAGATGAACGTGGTGCGGTCAAAACCCAGCCAAACGTAGCCGATCACGACAAAACCGCACAGCGGCAAGAGCAGGTACTTGAAGATGTGGCGGTAGCCACGCTGCCGAAAGTAAAAGTACACGACGACCGTCGCGTTCAGAAGCAGAAACGCGGTCAAGGCGCCGAAAGCGGCACCATGCCAAAACTTTGTTGGGCAACGTAGCCATAGATGGCCATGGGCGCAATCGGGACCATGAAGATCATGCCATACACAACCAAATCGCGCAGGTGCAGCGTCCGCTTGAGCTCCTGCTGGTAACCTTGTTGATTTGCAATCGGACGCATCGGTGAATCCATGTGCCACGCCCCTCTCTGACGTTTACGTGACGATATTATCCCGAATCTCGTCTGCGGACGTCAACGAAACAAAAAGAGGACTGGCCCACTCCCATGCGAGCGATGGGAAATGGGACAGCCCGAAGGAGAAGGGGACAATGGCTTGAGCGCCGTGGCACCGAATCAAGCTGCGCCTCAGAAAACCTTCTTTGCGCTTTGATACTCCTTGAGAATTTCAACGGCCTCGCGAAAGCGAAGCGAGTGGATCACCTCCCGCTCGCGTAAAAACCGAAGGCTGTCTCGGATGTCGGGATCGTCCGTGTTATCGATGATCCACTGGTACGTCGCGCGCGCTTTCTCCTCTGCCGCGATGTCCTCGTACAAGTCTGCGATCGGATCGCCCTTGGATGCGATGTACGCGGCCGTCCACGGGTTGCCTGCCGCATCATGGTAGAAGAGAGAGTACCCGTGGTTGACGTAGTGATCGCCAAGGCCAGCCGCGCGCAGCTGTTCGGGCGTCGCGTCCTTGGTCAGCTTGTAGACCATCGTCGCGATCATCTCGAGGTGCGCGAACTCCTCCGTGCCAATGTCCGTCAAGAGCCCAATCACTTTATCCGGAATGGAGTAGCGCTGGTTCAGATACCGAAGCGCCGCGGAGAGTTCACCGTCAGCACCGCCGTACTGCTCGATGAGCATCTTGGCCAGTCTGGGATCGCACTTGCTCACGCGAACAGGGTATTGGAGCTTTTTCTCATAAATCCAGATGACCGCCCACCCCCACAAAAGCTAGACCTGCCACGGCCAAGGCGCCTCCGACCACGCCCAGGACTGCCCGGTGGCCGGGCTCAAGCCGTACTGATGCAGAGGACCGAATGCGGACTCGAACTGCGCCATGAGATTGTGTTTGCGCTTCTGAAATTGCTTGAATTGGGCGAGCGCCTGCTCGTCGTCCGGATGCGTATCCAGATAGAGAGTGAGATCGACCAACACGAAATCAATCGCCTGAAGCTCCTGAAGATACTGATAGTAAGCCTTGGGAAGAGGCTCTGCGGTTTCACTCACGCGATCTCGTCCTCCTCACGCCGGCGGATATGGGCTGTCGTACTCCGGCCACAGCGTCCCCTTGCGAAGAGCCTCCTGCGGCGCGTATTGCCGCCTTGCGCTCTTCTGGACGGGATGCGTCACTTCCGGTGGCACGTCATACCTTTTGACCAAAGCTGAACACGGATCGTACGGTCCACGGTAATTCGCGTAGGATCGCCACTCGGACGAGGTACCCTCCACCGTCTGTCAATCCCTCCTTCCGTGCGACTCGAAAGCATCTTATGCGGCATTCGGCGGTTTCAGACGTCTGGACGAGCCAGCATTTTTCGGTCATGGCGAGATTGCTCAGTGGTTGAGCGCAAAAGCCACCAACAGGCCCACCACCGCGCCGCCCGCAATTTCACTCGGCTTATGGCCCACCTGCTCGTTGAGCACGGGCCAATCGACGAGCCACCAAGGCCCCTTGGCGATCCGCAGCGGAGGCACCGACGGCGAGTCTCCTGCCCCTTCCGGATGACTCGAGCGCGCTGCGTCTGGCGCATCCCGAAGCCCATCCGCCATGGTCGGGACACGGTTCTCGGACGAAGCCGCCTCTTCCCGCCGTTCGATGAGGAGATGCTGACCGCGGAGATCGTGCAACAGCCGGTTCAGCACCGCGGCTTGCCGCCCGGTCTGCCATCGAACGCCCGCCGCATCGTACATGACGACGGCCGCCAGGAATAGGCCAATGGCCACAACGGGATCCGCCCCGCCGAGGTGCAGCCAGAGCTGCACCGCGAGCGCCACCACGGCGGCCGTATGCGAGCTCGGCATACCGCCCGAGTTTTTGACGTGACGCCAATCCCAGGATCGCATCTGAATCATGACGAAGATGGGCTTCAGCCCCTGCGCGACCACCATCGCGACCAAGGGCGCCGCCCACAAACTGGACCAGATGTGAAGCAACGGATGAGCCTCCTCACGTCGCACCGTTTGCAGCCTGTCGATACGCTTCGTACAGAAGGATGGTGCCTGCCATCGCTGCGTTCAAACTCTCGGCCTTTCCCGCCATCGGGATGGCCACCGTGCGATCCGCCAAAGCACGCAGCGCGTCACTGACCCCTCGCGCCTCGTTGCCAATGACGAGCGCCAATTGCTCGCCTAGCGCCGCCCTATCGCACCGTTCGGCTGCGTCGGCTGCCGTCGCGACGATGGTGCCCTGGGCATGGCGTCGTCGCCATGCCGCCAGATACCGCGCCGGATCGGCCGCAATGACGCGCACGCGGAACAGGCCTCCCATGGACGCCCGCACCACCTTCGGCGAATACGGATCCACCGTGCCCGTGCCAAAGACGATCTCGTCGAAACCGAACGCCTCTGCGCTTCGAATGAGCGTCCCGACGTTTCCCGGATCCTGCACGGCATCCAGCACGAGGACTCGACTCGGGTAATGCGGGTCAACTTTCGGAATGGCCGCCACGGCGATGAGCCCCTGAGGTGTCTCGGTGTCGGCGATGAGCGCGAAGGCCTGAGGCGACAGCACGAACCTCCGGTCAACGGACTTGGGGTGATTCCACACCGCGTCAGGAGGCTCGTCCAGCGCGGCATTGTAAAGGAGCGCCTCAAGATGAACGTGGCTTGCCAAGAGCTCCGTTACAAGCCGCTCGCCCTCGACCAGAAAGAGGCCGGACTTTTGACGTCCGCGCCGCGTCTTGAGGCGAGCCCATTCCCTGACGCGATCGTTATGCTGCGATTCGATGTACACGACGAGAACCTCCTGGGAAATCGACA comes from the Alicyclobacillus vulcanalis genome and includes:
- a CDS encoding CBO0543 family protein; protein product: MTHFDVVESVRRQLTDLTRVYWFQHDLGTWQWWLFVTLAIVPWLVFVRFVDRTRVLQVLCYALAMAVVSSVLDIIGSDLMLWGYKVRLLWFVYPTLMCTDMTIIPVTFALIYQTCRRWWTFLAVSLAFAVAYALMELVFQYFDIYIPYRWNLLYSIPIYVFLASADKFMLDALVASERRHHRFRSQPNRK
- a CDS encoding eukaryotic translation initiation factor eIF-2-beta/eIF-5 family protein encodes the protein MTKKPASAESVGARRETKMGFFDMLRRAAEGLGQDGQYNHDHLCVRCQVPMQYRGAHALRTGGLSRGVGLLTDLFLGERDEELLNTAMERNVAVHVFVCPECGSLDFINDPRHGF
- a CDS encoding TrmH family RNA methyltransferase translates to MQADVKQLLRDEGLLLDDELWLADWIRPERLCRLRDVLSRRTGYLAVAMEAVDDGHNQAAILRSAEAFGIQYVTVVEGQASFRPSKGVTQGAHKWLTLSRMPTIRDAVDDLHARGFQVYVTDLGEGAKPIGEIDLGRPTAILFGNEKEGVSDEARSLADGRFYIPMAGFVQSFNVSVAAAVTLYELTRRARAEAGARYALEPSERHRVFVAWCVASLHGATREEAIRRLAARGWSPGDAIPDDEAREGDAPR
- a CDS encoding DMT family transporter — protein: MTSCAAIKTARWRLYFLGLLASLFFAVTFVANEAIALSGGSWLWNAPLRYFFTLPFLFAYVLWKRRAAILLRAVARDFARWMAYGTVGFGLFYAPLCLANAYGPAWLVAGVWQITIVCGALLTPWVSARLPDGRRPPVPRRELVTSAGIVAGALLLEMAGASHMSWVQAALCAGAILVAAVAYPAGNRMAMRAYAGTFDPLERMLGMTLGSLPFWFACSAAGAVSAGWPSARQLLGALLVAVCSGVIATALFFRATDLAHGSPRDLAVVEATQAGEVVFALLLELCVIPGDHVSWLGAMGLATVVAGLCVHGFALAGGSHRGTP
- a CDS encoding proline iminopeptidase-family hydrolase, with the translated sequence MDGRTKIVTLSSGHHVWTRRVGTSSVRMLLLHGGPGASHEYFEIFEEYLPKAGIELYFYDQLGSYFSDQPDDPSLWTVDRFREEVDEVRRALGLDDFYLLGQSWGGMLALEYALHHPDGLKGLIISNMTASIPAYVRYIQSLRQELPKEIQEQLQAYEVRGDYASEAYQELLIEHLYKKHLCRLEPWPDAVVRTFAHMNQQVYNTMQGPNEFVVTGNFKDWDRFADLGRIHVPTLVIGARYDTMDPADLEEMARRMPRARATICPKGSHMSMWDDQDAYFTAIERFVRDVEAGVF
- a CDS encoding manganese catalase family protein, with the protein product MWIYEKKLQYPVRVSKCDPRLAKMLIEQYGGADGELSAALRYLNQRYSIPDKVIGLLTDIGTEEFAHLEMIATMVYKLTKDATPEQLRAAGLGDHYVNHGYSLFYHDAAGNPWTAAYIASKGDPIADLYEDIAAEEKARATYQWIIDNTDDPDIRDSLRFLREREVIHSLRFREAVEILKEYQSAKKVF
- a CDS encoding spore coat protein CotJB, producing MSETAEPLPKAYYQYLQELQAIDFVLVDLTLYLDTHPDDEQALAQFKQFQKRKHNLMAQFESAFGPLHQYGLSPATGQSWAWSEAPWPWQV
- a CDS encoding spore coat associated protein CotJA, whose translation is MPPEVTHPVQKSARRQYAPQEALRKGTLWPEYDSPYPPA
- a CDS encoding divergent PAP2 family protein — protein: MLHIWSSLWAAPLVAMVVAQGLKPIFVMIQMRSWDWRHVKNSGGMPSSHTAAVVALAVQLWLHLGGADPVVAIGLFLAAVVMYDAAGVRWQTGRQAAVLNRLLHDLRGQHLLIERREEAASSENRVPTMADGLRDAPDAARSSHPEGAGDSPSVPPLRIAKGPWWLVDWPVLNEQVGHKPSEIAGGAVVGLLVAFALNH
- a CDS encoding TrmH family RNA methyltransferase, with translation MYIESQHNDRVREWARLKTRRGRQKSGLFLVEGERLVTELLASHVHLEALLYNAALDEPPDAVWNHPKSVDRRFVLSPQAFALIADTETPQGLIAVAAIPKVDPHYPSRVLVLDAVQDPGNVGTLIRSAEAFGFDEIVFGTGTVDPYSPKVVRASMGGLFRVRVIAADPARYLAAWRRRHAQGTIVATAADAAERCDRAALGEQLALVIGNEARGVSDALRALADRTVAIPMAGKAESLNAAMAGTILLYEAYRQAANGAT